Proteins found in one Orcinus orca chromosome 11, mOrcOrc1.1, whole genome shotgun sequence genomic segment:
- the LOC105748063 gene encoding 60S ribosomal protein L10-like, with protein MRGAFGKPQGTVARVHTGQVIMSIRTKLQNKEHVIEALRRAKFKFPGRQKIHISKKWGFTKFNADEFENTVAEKQLIPDGCGVEYIPNRGPLDKWHALHS; from the coding sequence ATGCGTGGTGCCTTTGGAAAGCCCCAGGGCACAGTGGCCAGGGTCCACACTGGCCAGGTCATAATGTCCATCCGCACCAAGCTGCAGAACAAGGAGCATGTGATTGAGGCCCTCCGCAGGGCCAAGTTCAAGTTCCCTGGCCGCCAGAAGATCCACATCTCCAAGAAGTGGGGATTCACTAAGTTTAATGCAGATGAATTTGAAAACACGGTGGCAGAAAAGCAGCTCATCCCAGATGGCTGTGGGGTCGAGTACATCCCTAATCGTGGCCCCCTGGACAAATGGCACGCCCTGCACTCGTGA
- the SINHCAF gene encoding SIN3-HDAC complex-associated factor isoform X1, with translation MFNYCPEEKMFGFHKPKMYRSIEGCCICRAKSSSSRFTDSKRYEKDFQSCFGLHETRSGDICNACVLLVKRWKKLPAGSKKNWNHVVDARAGPSLKTTLKPKKVKTLSGNRIKSNQISKLQKEFKRHNSDAHSTTSSASPAQSPCYSNQSDDGSDTEMASGSNRTPVFSFLDLTYWKRQKICCGIIYKGRFGEVLIDTHLFKPCCSNKKAAAEKPEAQGPEPLPISTQEW, from the exons ACTATTGCCCAGAAGAAAAGATGTTTGGTTTTCACAAGCCAAAGATGTACCGAAGTATAGAGGGCTGCTGTATTTGCAGAGCTAAATCCTCCAGTTCTCGATTCACTGACAGTAAACGCTATGAAAAGGACTTCCAGAGCTGTTTTGG GTTACATGAGACTCGTTCAGGAGACATCTGTAATGCCTGTGTCCTGCTTGTGAAAAGATGGAAGAAATTGCCAGCAGGATCAAAAAAAAACTGGAATCAT GTGGTAGATGCAAGGGCAGGACCCAGTCTAAAGACTACCCTGAaaccaaagaaagtgaaaactcTATCTGGAAACAGGATAAAAAGCAACCAGATCAGTAAACTGCAGAAGGAATTTAAACGTCACA ATTCTGATGCTCACAGTACCACCTCAAGTGCCTCTCCAGCTCAATCTCCTTGTTATAGTAACCAGTCAGATGATGGCTCAGATACAGAGATGGCTTCTGGCTCTAACAGAACGCCagtgttttcctttttagatCTCACATACTGGAAAAG acagAAAATATGCTGTGGCATTATCTATAAAGGCCGTTTTGGGGAAGTCCTCATCGACACACATCTATTCAAGCCTTGCTGCAGCAATAAGAAAGCAGCTGCTGAGAAGCCGGAGGCTCAGGGGCCAGAGCCTCTGCCCATCTCCACTCAGGAGTGGTGA
- the SINHCAF gene encoding SIN3-HDAC complex-associated factor isoform X2, which produces MFGFHKPKMYRSIEGCCICRAKSSSSRFTDSKRYEKDFQSCFGLHETRSGDICNACVLLVKRWKKLPAGSKKNWNHVVDARAGPSLKTTLKPKKVKTLSGNRIKSNQISKLQKEFKRHNSDAHSTTSSASPAQSPCYSNQSDDGSDTEMASGSNRTPVFSFLDLTYWKRQKICCGIIYKGRFGEVLIDTHLFKPCCSNKKAAAEKPEAQGPEPLPISTQEW; this is translated from the exons ATGTTTGGTTTTCACAAGCCAAAGATGTACCGAAGTATAGAGGGCTGCTGTATTTGCAGAGCTAAATCCTCCAGTTCTCGATTCACTGACAGTAAACGCTATGAAAAGGACTTCCAGAGCTGTTTTGG GTTACATGAGACTCGTTCAGGAGACATCTGTAATGCCTGTGTCCTGCTTGTGAAAAGATGGAAGAAATTGCCAGCAGGATCAAAAAAAAACTGGAATCAT GTGGTAGATGCAAGGGCAGGACCCAGTCTAAAGACTACCCTGAaaccaaagaaagtgaaaactcTATCTGGAAACAGGATAAAAAGCAACCAGATCAGTAAACTGCAGAAGGAATTTAAACGTCACA ATTCTGATGCTCACAGTACCACCTCAAGTGCCTCTCCAGCTCAATCTCCTTGTTATAGTAACCAGTCAGATGATGGCTCAGATACAGAGATGGCTTCTGGCTCTAACAGAACGCCagtgttttcctttttagatCTCACATACTGGAAAAG acagAAAATATGCTGTGGCATTATCTATAAAGGCCGTTTTGGGGAAGTCCTCATCGACACACATCTATTCAAGCCTTGCTGCAGCAATAAGAAAGCAGCTGCTGAGAAGCCGGAGGCTCAGGGGCCAGAGCCTCTGCCCATCTCCACTCAGGAGTGGTGA